The sequence CAAAGAAGTTACCTTTCCTTTTGTCTCTATTATCCTATGTGCATCCTTTGAGAGAACACAAGCAAAGACGTGTACTGTGTTTGGCACATCGCCCTCTTAGACTGAAGTTGTCGGAAAATTATTAAGAGATGCTTAGACTTTCATGGGAGCCCCTACTTTTGGTTGAAATAAACTCAGATAATCTTTGGGCCTTTGTTTGCTGTCtagaaaaaagggaaaatgaTATAGAAGTCTCGCCTTATGGCATCTTATGGGTGGTTTAGGATGTAGAAAGAGTTGAGGATATATGACGGGACTCCAAAAAGGTGTGAGATAAAGTAACTGTCTTGCAGTTGGCCTTTTGATACTCATCTAGAATTTATCCAATACATCTATACTTCCTTAGTATAGATGATGGATAAAACACTCATCTAGAATTTATCCAATACATCTATACTtccttatttatatatattcttgAAGCAATTCATTCATTTTCATCTGTATAgatgaaagaaaggaaaaccATGAACCtcaacacaaaaaaaaaattaatgatgaATAAACGCTCATTTTTTGCATCTTAtcttgtttctttttccttctttgatCAAATGTAAGTTAGTACCTCCAAGCTGATCTTGTCATTATGAATTTTCTTAAACTCTATAACCTAGCACAAACTATTTAAGTAAGTTGTCGATAATATTTATTTGATGCGTTCTTGTAGGTGATGCATTCCTTGAAGGTTTATTGGTAAATGGTTGGCTGTCAACACTTGTTTCTTTAACAGGTCGTGCAGAGAAATCACTTGCCATATGGACTTTCAATTTAAGTGAGTAGATCTATTGTTTCAGTCATGTTTATGGAACTCCAGACATTatcattaattctttttgtaagtttattttcatatttcagTGTTATATTCATCAAGAGAAGATCTAAGAACATCAGCTTGTGATTTCTGGAAGGATATCATGTTAACAACAAATGAGGTTTCTCTTTTTACTTTGACCACATGGCACATggttcttttatttatttcgttTATCAATTTCTTTTAAGGCTCATCTAGAATTCTTAAATAGGTTGGGCAACATCTTCAGATTGATTGGTTTCCAAACTATGCTCAATTAGGAGAAGCTCTTGAGACGTATGGATATAGATTTGAATGCTCATTAAACCCTGGGTTGATCCACACTGGTAAACTTCTTTGACATCAAACTAACATATCCAAGGGCAAAAATATGTAACATTATGAAGGGCTGTTTGTTGTCGCTTATAATTCTCTTATTTGTTTCTTAAAACCCAAGATTGCAAGTGACATGATTGAATTCTTCCTCTATTTGATGAAATCACCTTAAAATGCTCTCTTTAGGCAGGCCTAGTGGTGAGGTTGAAACTCTTAGGAAAATTCATGTTCAATTGTGGGATCTTAAGGACCTTCAAGAATTAGTGTTTGGCTTCTGACAGTGTGCACTCTAATTTTATGTTCTGTAAAAGAATGAGAAAGTaatacttattgaaattaattcTGTACTATACTTTTTTAGAACAAGTTTTTGCATTCATTTGGTTtttgtctttaattttattatgtGTTGTACAAGTCGCTATATTTTTGGACTTTCTTGCATAAAGGTGTTCATGGTCATGAAGAGCTCCCAAGCCCTTGCCAATTGAATTAGTTGGCTTAGTTTTTCTTATAAAAGTTTTGGAATATTGTTAGGTTCTGGACGTGGTGGGCCACCTCAGAATATAAGGGCTTGGATCAAGTTTATTACTATTTGTTGTCAAACAAAGTAAgtagcctttttcttgataaCTTTGCAAGTTTTAACTCTTGTGCCTTTGGCAATCATTAGAATTTGAATCCTATCGCTCAATGTGGCTATTGTTATAACAACTTTATTCTCAACTTAAGATTTAGATTTTACTTGCATTATACAATAAATAAGGCTGTTTTCATGTCTTTCTGTTGTTTTTATTTCAGGAATAAAAAGAATATCTTTACATCTTCTGAAGTTGAGCGGCTAGCTGAAGCcattatttgtttatttctgGACCGCCAGTTTCAAGGCATAACCGAGCTCTTATGTGAATGCCTGCAATCACTTATCCATTACTTCACAGATGAAGAATGGAAAGCATGTTGTgagaaaatagcaaaatctcTAGTCTGCAGGTACTAGACTCTTCGTTGCTATATAAAGTATCGAGGTTACACAAATTAAAAATGTACGTCTATATGTTTGGTTTGGTTTAATCTAAAACTGCAATATTTGATTTTGAACATTTTGGATGAGACAGGAAACcgattattttaaaattaaacttatcaAAAGTGAAAAAATCTATCAAATCTGAACTGAGTGATTGGTTTTATACTTGAGAAAACTGAACCAATTGACACGTATACTTCAAAGAACTCAGTGTGGTTAATTCTTTTCCAGTTTGTAAATTTTGGCTCTTCACCCTTGATATGATTGTGGATTTGAACTTATTTCTAGCAACCGTATCATGACTACTCTTGCTGCTGCCTTTATTCTGCTTTTGCAGAATTCCTATGGATCTAAACTGTTTACGAGCTGTGGAATGCATTTCTGGAGTTGATCCCCGCAGTAAATATCTGAGGAGTACAGTTGCCTATCAAATTCttcttttttgctttaaaaAAGAGGTGATCTATTTTCGAAGTCACTTACATGCTTAATCAATTTCACATATTCTCATGGACATTTGTTAAGATTATAAACTCTTATCATATCCCATTATTCTATTCTTAGGGCCATGTATCTTGGTGGTCAAGGTTACAAGTGCAACCTTATAAAATTGGGGTGAAAGTCACTTGGCctactattttatttttctttagtaCAACGACAGGGTGGGAGGATTGAACCTTCGATCTCTAAGGACAAAGGTCACGCCGAAACCACTAGCCAATGTCACTTTGAATGCTGTTTATATTTTTAGTAATggatgtttttatgttttttttacaCCTAACTTATTATTTTTGGCTTCAAATATTTGTCCCCACGAACATTTATTAATTAGAAGTAAATGAACAAAAAGATGTATCTGTTAGGATTCTTCCTTACAAGAATCAAGATCTGATTGTATTGAAATGTAAAGAAGTAACTACAAAATAATCCAAGTCTATGGTACTTGGAACCCTCTCTTGAAAATACTACTCAGACCTAACTACTCAATTACTGCTTCTCTTCCTTCAGTCACCAACTTTCTATTTATAACCACATTCTGTAACTGACTATTAGCAACTACCTAATTAATTATCTAATTTCCCTTATATCCCTAACCCATACTTCTTGGTACCCAATAGAATCTATGTCAAAGTTTCTCTTAAATAATGCATAAAAGGGTTTTAAAATTCAAGGATAAAGCTGAATGAAAGTTGAgaaatcaaaatatggtttaaACAAACATTTTAACTTCACATTATCTTTCAGGCTACTAATGAAGAAGAGGTTTTGAGAGTAGTTACTTCCATCACCGTGAAGGATAAAAATTGTGACCTATTTAAGCTGTACATTTACTTGGTGTTGACGGAGAACTGGCTTGTCGGTGGTCGAACGTGTGAAGGCAAGCCACTAACTCGTGAAATGTGGGGTCTGTTTCTCAGAAACTGCTCCTGCCAAATTGCCAGTACTGATTTGAGGTCGTATGCATCAAAGGTGTGAACAACTCTCACAATCCTGACTTGAAATGAATGAATGGATGTTTACACTTGAGATTCATGAGATAAAACTCTCTTTGCACTTTCAGGTTCGTAACAAAGCTTCCTATATCTTGCAAAGCTCTTTCGACGAATAGATTTTGATGCATCATCCCTCTGGCTCTGCATTTGCTTGCTGACATGAAATACTGAAAACTAATGAACAGGTCCGTCTAATTAATTCACTTTGTACAGCCAACAGGTACTCTTTTTTAATCCATTTACCAATGTTAAAATATCCACTTCATCAAGTTACTGAGTTATTTTCTTGGAATGGAGCattattagtattaaaaaatATGAACGAATTATATGTACAACGGATTGATGATTAGGGAGCAACCAGTGTAGGGGTTTTGGGTGCAAAATCAAATGAGTGGAAAGGACTCGAGGAACCCTGAATTTGATGAATCAGGCACATTATAAAGTTAATGATATAGCCAGTTTTATTGGAATATTCTATGTTTGGTTCTCTTATACGCATCTTTGTACTTACCTCTGATGATCATATTACATTATGGGAGTTTCATTCTAATTAAATAAGATACTATCCTAGTGCAGTCCAATGCAGTCAATATTTTCACATATAA comes from Cucumis melo cultivar AY chromosome 12, USDA_Cmelo_AY_1.0, whole genome shotgun sequence and encodes:
- the LOC103501522 gene encoding uncharacterized protein LOC103501522 isoform X4: MEMDAPLDFESEDPLLSSPVALKKRKKIIGLDDLLTDHYKDKCKLVEKEAKLAKKKKKYDSDDDDFGKEAVVTQVVDQCQNKMNQLGGEEDTSIWGLVVFGEQKPPPALESPELESCQFLQTFLNNEVNSLVNLTVEKGDAFLEGLLVNGWLSTLVSLTGRAEKSLAIWTFNLMLYSSREDLRTSACDFWKDIMLTTNEVGQHLQIDWFPNYAQLGEALETYGYRFECSLNPGLIHTGSGRGGPPQNIRAWIKFITICCQTKNKKNIFTSSEVERLAEAIICLFLDRQFQGITELLCECLQSLIHYFTDEEWKACCEKIAKSLVCRIPMDLNCLRAVECISGVDPRSKYLRSTVAYQILLFCFKKEGHVSWWSRLQVQPYKIGVKVTWPTILFFFSTTTGWED
- the LOC103501522 gene encoding uncharacterized protein LOC103501522 isoform X3 — its product is MEMDAPLDFESEDPLLSSPVALKKRKKIIGLDDLLTDHYKDKCKLVEKEAKLAKKKKKYDSDDDDFGKEAVVTQVVDQCQNKMNQLGGEEDTSIWGLVVFGEQKPPPALESPELESCQFLQTFLNNEVNSLVNLTVEKGDAFLEGLLVNGWLSTLVSLTGRAEKSLAIWTFNLIYFHISVLYSSREDLRTSACDFWKDIMLTTNEVGQHLQIDWFPNYAQLGEALETYGYRFECSLNPGLIHTGSGRGGPPQNIRAWIKFITICCQTKNKKNIFTSSEVERLAEAIICLFLDRQFQGITELLCECLQSLIHYFTDEEWKACCEKIAKSLVCRIPMDLNCLRAVECISGVDPRSKYLRSTVAYQILLFCFKKEGHVSWWSRLQVQPYKIGVKVTWPTILFFFSTTTGWED
- the LOC103501522 gene encoding uncharacterized protein LOC103501522 isoform X1; translated protein: MEMDAPLDFESEDPLLSSPVALKKRKKIIGLDDLLTDHYKDKCKLVEKEAKLAKKKKKYDSDDDDFGKEAVVTQVVDQCQNKMNQLGGEEDTSIWGLVVFGEQKPPPALESPELESCQFLQTFLNNEVNSLVNLTVEKGDAFLEGLLVNGWLSTLVSLTGRAEKSLAIWTFNLIYFHISVLYSSREDLRTSACDFWKDIMLTTNEVGQHLQIDWFPNYAQLGEALETYGYRFECSLNPGLIHTGSGRGGPPQNIRAWIKFITICCQTKNKKNIFTSSEVERLAEAIICLFLDRQFQGITELLCECLQSLIHYFTDEEWKACCEKIAKSLVCRIPMDLNCLRAVECISGVDPRSKYLRSTVAYQILLFCFKKEATNEEEVLRVVTSITVKDKNCDLFKLYIYLVLTENWLVGGRTCEGKPLTREMWGLFLRNCSCQIASTDLRSYASKVRNKASYILQSSFDE
- the LOC103501522 gene encoding uncharacterized protein LOC103501522 isoform X2 — translated: MEMDAPLDFESEDPLLSSPVALKKRKKIIGLDDLLTDHYKDKCKLVEKEAKLAKKKKKYDSDDDDFGKEAVVTQVVDQCQNKMNQLGGEEDTSIWGLVVFGEQKPPPALESPELESCQFLQTFLNNEVNSLVNLTVEKGDAFLEGLLVNGWLSTLVSLTGRAEKSLAIWTFNLMLYSSREDLRTSACDFWKDIMLTTNEVGQHLQIDWFPNYAQLGEALETYGYRFECSLNPGLIHTGSGRGGPPQNIRAWIKFITICCQTKNKKNIFTSSEVERLAEAIICLFLDRQFQGITELLCECLQSLIHYFTDEEWKACCEKIAKSLVCRIPMDLNCLRAVECISGVDPRSKYLRSTVAYQILLFCFKKEATNEEEVLRVVTSITVKDKNCDLFKLYIYLVLTENWLVGGRTCEGKPLTREMWGLFLRNCSCQIASTDLRSYASKVRNKASYILQSSFDE